The Flavobacterium psychrophilum genome includes a region encoding these proteins:
- a CDS encoding peptidase M61: MKRFICSLAIALFLNGAAFAQNKDVKVAIDLKNVKDDKVMVTITPPAFTSETTTFFIPKIVPGTYSEDNYGKFIEGFKAFDKKGKELTVTKVDDNSWKIANAKQLAKVTYLVNDTYDIETTHEIFSPAGTNIDAGKNFVVNTHGFVGYFDDKGEVPYEATITHPSTLWGATSLVDTNASNEVDVFTSPRYADLVDHPIMYSKPDYTTFTVDGMEILIAVYSPNGKITAKDITPEMERMMRAQKKFLGPINSTKKYSVLLYLSTGEANDAKGNGALEHTTSTTVVMPEDYPLPQLLEQLKDVVSHEFFHIVTPLSVHSKEIHFFNYNTPKMSEHLWMYEGVTEYFANLFQVNQGLITEDEFYQRIAQKIDQSKHFDDTMDFTNMSKNILEKPYKDAYYNVYLKGALIAMCIDIQMRESSNGQKGILHLMQDLSKEYGSNKPFNDEDLFATITRLSCPAVGEFLKTYVAGTTSIPYETYFAKMGVTQTKMQLPGHPFVKNGQEPLITVNPYKEIALLPNVEPNTFMTNLGLKKSDIILAVNGKAYNLDNIYDLLNEAAIWKDGDAITMKIKRDGKELDVKGTVKLPFEEAEGYKATDASKNKLKEAWLKG; the protein is encoded by the coding sequence ATGAAGAGATTTATCTGCTCACTGGCAATAGCATTGTTTTTAAATGGCGCAGCTTTCGCCCAAAATAAAGACGTAAAAGTAGCCATAGACCTTAAAAATGTAAAAGATGACAAAGTGATGGTAACCATCACCCCTCCTGCTTTTACCAGCGAAACAACAACTTTCTTTATTCCGAAAATTGTTCCGGGAACCTATTCTGAAGACAACTACGGAAAATTCATTGAAGGATTTAAAGCTTTCGATAAAAAAGGTAAAGAACTTACTGTAACCAAAGTAGATGATAATTCGTGGAAAATAGCCAATGCCAAACAACTGGCTAAGGTTACCTACCTGGTAAATGACACCTACGATATAGAAACTACGCACGAGATATTCTCGCCTGCAGGAACAAATATTGATGCCGGTAAAAACTTTGTGGTTAATACCCATGGGTTTGTAGGCTATTTTGACGATAAAGGAGAAGTACCGTATGAGGCTACTATTACGCATCCTTCAACGCTATGGGGCGCTACATCTTTAGTAGACACCAACGCCAGCAATGAGGTTGATGTATTTACATCGCCGCGTTACGCCGACCTTGTAGACCATCCGATAATGTACTCTAAACCTGACTACACTACGTTTACCGTAGACGGTATGGAAATTCTTATCGCAGTATACTCACCTAACGGAAAAATTACCGCCAAAGACATTACTCCGGAAATGGAACGTATGATGCGTGCCCAAAAGAAATTCTTAGGGCCGATAAACAGCACGAAGAAATATAGCGTGTTGCTATATCTTTCTACCGGAGAAGCTAATGATGCCAAAGGCAATGGTGCTTTAGAACATACGACATCTACGACAGTCGTTATGCCGGAAGATTATCCGCTGCCACAACTATTGGAACAGCTTAAAGATGTAGTTTCGCACGAATTCTTTCATATTGTAACGCCGCTAAGTGTACATTCTAAAGAAATACATTTCTTTAATTATAATACACCAAAAATGAGCGAGCACCTTTGGATGTATGAAGGTGTTACCGAATATTTTGCTAACCTGTTCCAGGTAAACCAGGGGTTAATTACCGAAGATGAATTTTACCAGAGGATAGCCCAGAAAATTGACCAGTCAAAACATTTTGACGACACTATGGATTTTACCAATATGAGTAAGAACATACTGGAGAAACCCTATAAAGATGCCTACTATAACGTATACCTTAAGGGTGCGCTTATTGCTATGTGTATAGATATACAAATGAGGGAAAGCAGCAACGGGCAAAAAGGTATATTACACCTGATGCAGGACCTTTCTAAAGAATACGGAAGCAATAAACCGTTTAACGACGAAGACCTGTTTGCTACTATTACAAGACTTAGCTGCCCTGCTGTTGGCGAATTCCTAAAGACCTATGTTGCCGGTACAACATCTATCCCTTACGAAACCTATTTCGCAAAGATGGGGGTTACACAGACTAAGATGCAGCTACCGGGCCACCCATTCGTTAAAAACGGACAGGAGCCGCTTATCACGGTAAATCCATACAAGGAAATTGCTTTGTTGCCAAATGTTGAACCTAACACTTTTATGACTAACTTAGGCCTGAAAAAATCAGATATCATTTTGGCTGTCAACGGGAAAGCATATAATCTTGACAATATTTACGACCTGCTTAATGAAGCAGCAATCTGGAAAGACGGCGATGCGATTACCATGAAGATTAAACGTGACGGAAAAGAGCTGGACGTAAAAGGTACTGTAAAACTGCCTTTTGAAGAAGCCGAAGGATATAAAGCTACCGATGCCTCTAAAAACAAATTAAAAGAAGCATGGCTTAAAGGATAA